A single window of Rhodococcus jostii RHA1 DNA harbors:
- a CDS encoding WhiB family transcriptional regulator yields the protein MDWRHKAICRDEDPELFFPVGNSGPALAQIADAKVVCNRCPVTAECLSWALESGQDAGVWGGMSEDERRALKRRNARTRARTTV from the coding sequence ATGGACTGGCGCCACAAGGCAATCTGTCGCGACGAAGACCCCGAGTTGTTCTTCCCTGTGGGAAACAGCGGTCCGGCTCTCGCGCAGATTGCTGATGCCAAGGTTGTCTGCAACCGCTGCCCGGTGACCGCCGAATGCCTCTCGTGGGCACTCGAGTCGGGCCAGGACGCCGGTGTGTGGGGCGGCATGAGCGAAGACGAGCGACGCGCACTCAAGCGCCGCAACGCTCGGACGCGTGCCCGCACCACCGTCTGA
- a CDS encoding diacylglycerol/lipid kinase family protein — protein sequence MRALLIVNPNATSTTPAGRDLLAHALSSRVRLTVAHTTHRGHAAELAQQACVDGMGLIIVHGGDGTVNEVVNGLLGTPAPKSMSAVTVGPIPPIAVVPGGSANVFARSLGIAPDPVDATNQLIDLLARRQRRRIGLAHCDSRWFTFNAGLGWDAQVCEAVDMHRKNGRPATPAQYVRAAVRVFFRSKYAEPTLTVEVPDRDPVEGVHYAFVSNASPWTYLNKREVHTNPDTTYDTGLGVFAMRSTAILTTLRVARQLLTPGTRPKAKKLVRVDDVPSVRISASEPIGLQMDGDYIGLRKVVEFVSVPEALDVVAPARP from the coding sequence GTGCGCGCGCTGCTGATCGTCAACCCCAATGCCACATCGACGACTCCGGCCGGGCGTGATCTCCTCGCCCACGCGCTGTCGAGCCGGGTGCGGTTGACGGTCGCGCACACGACACACCGCGGTCACGCCGCGGAACTGGCGCAGCAGGCCTGCGTGGACGGGATGGGCCTGATCATCGTCCACGGCGGCGACGGCACCGTGAACGAGGTGGTCAACGGACTGCTCGGCACCCCGGCACCGAAGTCGATGAGCGCCGTGACGGTGGGGCCGATTCCCCCGATCGCCGTCGTCCCCGGTGGGTCGGCGAACGTGTTCGCCCGCTCGCTCGGCATCGCGCCCGACCCGGTGGACGCCACCAACCAGCTCATCGATCTCCTCGCCCGCAGGCAGCGGCGCCGGATCGGGCTCGCGCACTGCGACAGCCGCTGGTTCACGTTCAACGCCGGTCTCGGCTGGGACGCCCAGGTGTGTGAGGCGGTCGACATGCACCGCAAGAACGGGCGGCCGGCCACACCGGCGCAATATGTCCGCGCGGCGGTGCGCGTGTTCTTCCGATCGAAATACGCCGAGCCGACCCTCACCGTCGAGGTCCCCGATCGCGATCCCGTCGAGGGCGTTCACTACGCATTCGTGTCGAACGCGAGTCCCTGGACGTATCTGAACAAGCGGGAGGTCCACACGAATCCCGACACCACCTACGACACCGGCCTCGGCGTCTTCGCGATGCGGTCCACCGCGATTCTCACCACGCTGCGGGTGGCCCGCCAGCTGTTGACCCCCGGAACCCGTCCGAAGGCGAAGAAGCTGGTCCGGGTCGACGACGTGCCGTCCGTGCGGATATCCGCGTCGGAGCCCATCGGACTGCAGATGGACGGCGACTACATCGGACTGCGCAAAGTCGTCGAGTTCGTGTCGGTGCCCGAGGCGCTGGATGTCGTCGCGCCGGCGCGACCCTGA
- a CDS encoding GNAT family N-acetyltransferase — MIRRAVPEDVSAITAMIYELAEHQRARDECTVTADQIDDALFGPQPSTFAHVAVNDDDRVVGIAVWFRNFSTWDGTHGIYLEDLFVSPSERGAGHGKALLATLAKECVDNGYTRLSWSVVNWNKPSIAFYESLDAHPQDEWTTYRLTGEPLGRLASEVG, encoded by the coding sequence ATGATCCGACGCGCAGTACCCGAGGACGTCTCCGCGATCACCGCGATGATCTACGAACTCGCCGAACATCAGCGGGCCCGCGACGAGTGCACCGTCACCGCCGACCAGATCGACGACGCGCTGTTCGGCCCGCAGCCATCCACGTTCGCCCACGTCGCGGTGAACGACGACGACCGGGTCGTCGGGATCGCGGTGTGGTTCCGCAACTTCTCCACCTGGGACGGAACACACGGCATCTACCTCGAGGACCTGTTCGTCAGCCCGTCCGAGCGCGGCGCCGGGCACGGCAAGGCCCTGCTCGCCACACTCGCGAAGGAGTGCGTCGACAACGGCTACACCCGACTGTCGTGGTCGGTGGTCAACTGGAACAAGCCGTCGATCGCGTTCTACGAGTCGCTGGACGCGCACCCGCAGGACGAGTGGACCACTTACCGGCTGACCGGGGAGCCGCTCGGCCGCCTCGCGTCCGAGGTGGGCTAG
- a CDS encoding acid phosphatase yields MPPSDSPRGRRIVLLRHGETEWARWGKHTGRTDVHLTELGEAQARRVGPAMDALELRDPLVIVSPRQRAQETAELAGLKIQRTWDALAEWDYGIYEGMTTPEIRQQVPDWTVWTHPCPRGEQAEQVHTRCDLVLSVAHSQLVDRDVILVGHGHFSRALIARWAELPISEGRRFAMSPGAYSVLGFEHGAQQVVSHNVTSEEGAR; encoded by the coding sequence ATGCCACCCAGTGATTCGCCGCGCGGCCGTCGGATCGTCCTCCTCCGACACGGCGAAACGGAATGGGCCCGTTGGGGTAAACACACCGGTCGGACCGACGTTCACCTCACCGAACTGGGTGAAGCCCAGGCGCGGCGGGTGGGCCCGGCGATGGACGCCCTCGAACTGCGCGACCCCCTCGTCATCGTCAGTCCGCGGCAACGCGCCCAGGAGACGGCGGAGCTGGCGGGATTGAAGATCCAGCGCACCTGGGACGCACTCGCCGAATGGGATTACGGGATCTACGAGGGCATGACGACTCCCGAGATCAGGCAGCAGGTGCCGGACTGGACCGTGTGGACGCATCCGTGCCCTCGCGGCGAACAGGCCGAGCAGGTGCACACCCGGTGCGACCTCGTACTGTCCGTCGCGCATTCGCAACTCGTCGACCGCGACGTGATCCTCGTCGGGCACGGCCACTTCTCGCGGGCGCTCATCGCCCGCTGGGCGGAGCTTCCCATCAGCGAGGGGCGCCGGTTCGCGATGTCGCCGGGCGCGTATTCCGTCCTCGGCTTCGAGCACGGGGCGCAACAGGTGGTCAGCCACAACGTCACAAGCGAGGAAGGTGCCCGATGA